One window of Grus americana isolate bGruAme1 chromosome 18, bGruAme1.mat, whole genome shotgun sequence genomic DNA carries:
- the RHBDL3 gene encoding rhomboid-related protein 3 isoform X4, whose product MSNKRSNSFRQAILQGNRRLCSKALLEETGLSLSQRLIRHVAYETLPREIDRKWYYDSYTCCPPPWFMITITIVEVAFFLYNGVALDRFVLQVTHPLYLKNALLYHPQLRAQAWRYLTYIFMHAGIEHLGLNVVLQLLVGVPLEMVHGAARISFVYVAGVVAGSLAVSVADMTAPVVGSSGGVYALVSAHLANIVMNWSGMKCQFKLLRMAVALICMSFEFGRAVWLRFHPSVYPPCPHPSFMAHLGGVMVGITLGVIILRNYEQRLQDQTLWWIFLSIYVIFVLFAIFWNIFAYSLLDLKLPPPP is encoded by the exons ATGAGCAACAAAAGGTCAAATAGTTTCCGCCAAGCCATCCTTCAGGGGAACAGGAGACTGTGCAGCAAGGCACTGCTGGAGGAAACAGGGCTGAGCCTTTCGCAGAGGCTGATCCGGCATGTTGCATACGAGACCCTGCCACGAGAGATAGACCGCAAGTGGTACTACGACAGCTATACTTGCTGCCCTCCACCCTGGTTCATGATTACCATCACTATTGTAGAG gttgccttttttctttacaacGGAGTGGCGTTAGACAGATTTGTGCTGCAAGTCACCCATCCCTTATACCTGAAGAACGCATTACTTTATCATCCTCAGCTCCGTGCTCAGGCTTGGAGATACCTAACTTACATATTCATGCACGCAGG GATAGAACACCTTGGACTCAATGTTGTCCTTCAGCTCTTGGTTGGGGTTCCCCTGGAAATGGTGCATGGAGCTGCGAGGATCAGTTTTGTGTACGTTGCTGGAGTTGTGGCAG GGTCCCTGGCAGTGTCAGTAGCTGATATGACTGCGCCTGTGGTGGGCTCCTCTGGAGGCGTGTATGCTCTTGTCTCAGCTCACTTGGCCAATATAGTCATG AACTGGTCAGGAATGAAGTGCCAATTCAAACTGCTGCGCATGGCTGTTGCCTTGATCTGTA TGAGCTTTGAATTTGGAAGAGCCGTGTGGCTGCGATTCCACCCCTCCGTTTACCCACCATGCCCACACCCCAGCTTCATGGCTCACCTGGGAGGGGTGATGGTTGGAATCACCCTTGGTGTCATCATCCTGAGGAACTATGAGCAGAGACTCCAAGATCAGACTTTATGGTGGATCTTCCTTTCAATTTATGtcatttttgtcttgtttgcCATCTTCTGGAACATTTTTGCCTACAGCCTGTTGGATCTAAAgctacctccccctccttga
- the RHBDL3 gene encoding rhomboid-related protein 3 isoform X2 encodes MGDRLPEPHASSSPAVAASSEAEEIEVLDSEDVLPMAAEDFDPDNTGYISTEKFRSLLQRHGSELDPHKLEVLLALADSNSEGRICYQDFVNLMSNKRSNSFRQAILQGNRRLCSKALLEETGLSLSQRLIRHVAYETLPREIDRKWYYDSYTCCPPPWFMITITIVEVAFFLYNGVALDRFVLQVTHPLYLKNALLYHPQLRAQAWRYLTYIFMHAGIEHLGLNVVLQLLVGVPLEMVHGAARISFVYVAGVVAGSLAVSVADMTAPVVGSSGGVYALVSAHLANIVMNWSGMKCQFKLLRMAVALICMSFEFGRAVWLRFHPSVYPPCPHPSFMAHLGGVMVGITLGVIILRNYEQRLQDQTLWWIFLSIYVIFVLFAIFWNIFAYSLLDLKLPPPP; translated from the exons TTTGATCCTGACAACACCGGCTACATCAGCACTGAGAAGTTTCGCTCCCTTCTCCAGAGACACGGCTCAGAGCTGGACCCCCACAAGCTGGAGGTCCTGCTGGCCCTGGCGGACAGCAACTCCGAGGGGAGGATCTGCTACCAGGACTTTGTCAACCTG ATGAGCAACAAAAGGTCAAATAGTTTCCGCCAAGCCATCCTTCAGGGGAACAGGAGACTGTGCAGCAAGGCACTGCTGGAGGAAACAGGGCTGAGCCTTTCGCAGAGGCTGATCCGGCATGTTGCATACGAGACCCTGCCACGAGAGATAGACCGCAAGTGGTACTACGACAGCTATACTTGCTGCCCTCCACCCTGGTTCATGATTACCATCACTATTGTAGAG gttgccttttttctttacaacGGAGTGGCGTTAGACAGATTTGTGCTGCAAGTCACCCATCCCTTATACCTGAAGAACGCATTACTTTATCATCCTCAGCTCCGTGCTCAGGCTTGGAGATACCTAACTTACATATTCATGCACGCAGG GATAGAACACCTTGGACTCAATGTTGTCCTTCAGCTCTTGGTTGGGGTTCCCCTGGAAATGGTGCATGGAGCTGCGAGGATCAGTTTTGTGTACGTTGCTGGAGTTGTGGCAG GGTCCCTGGCAGTGTCAGTAGCTGATATGACTGCGCCTGTGGTGGGCTCCTCTGGAGGCGTGTATGCTCTTGTCTCAGCTCACTTGGCCAATATAGTCATG AACTGGTCAGGAATGAAGTGCCAATTCAAACTGCTGCGCATGGCTGTTGCCTTGATCTGTA TGAGCTTTGAATTTGGAAGAGCCGTGTGGCTGCGATTCCACCCCTCCGTTTACCCACCATGCCCACACCCCAGCTTCATGGCTCACCTGGGAGGGGTGATGGTTGGAATCACCCTTGGTGTCATCATCCTGAGGAACTATGAGCAGAGACTCCAAGATCAGACTTTATGGTGGATCTTCCTTTCAATTTATGtcatttttgtcttgtttgcCATCTTCTGGAACATTTTTGCCTACAGCCTGTTGGATCTAAAgctacctccccctccttga